In one Thermococcus sp. 2319x1 genomic region, the following are encoded:
- a CDS encoding iron-sulfur cluster assembly protein gives MEIDEIYEELRKVKEPISGEDIVSLGIVSLIRKEDNKITIFLGLARRTPRHPFEMAVNWAVHARIVKDIVKVLEGKVNFEIIDDMTFQRYYPIEEV, from the coding sequence TTGGAGATTGATGAAATTTATGAAGAGCTCAGGAAGGTGAAGGAACCCATAAGTGGGGAGGATATAGTTAGCCTGGGAATTGTGAGTTTAATCAGGAAAGAAGACAACAAAATAACAATCTTCCTTGGGTTGGCGAGAAGAACTCCCAGACATCCGTTTGAGATGGCTGTTAATTGGGCAGTTCATGCAAGGATAGTCAAAGATATAGTAAAGGTTTTAGAGGGAAAAGTAAACTTTGAGATAATCGATGACATGACGTTTCAAAGGTATTATCCGATAGAGGAGGTTTAA
- a CDS encoding saccharopine dehydrogenase family protein yields MRILVLGAGNVGRAIAYDLSKDFEVWAGDRDLNRLENVKNYANPIKVDASDFSSLVEKMKGFDLVVGALPGRFGFRTLKAAVEAGVDIVDVSFMPENPLALREEAVKANITAIVDAGFAPGLSNIFLGRIYQEMSPLEEGIIRVGGLPKIPKPPLYYKITWSPYDLIEEYTRKARIVKDGEVREVDPLERIWRIKLKDFEFEEFVSDGLRTLIETINANHLEERTLRWPGHLEKMKVLKELGFFEEENVEFTLKVIGPLMNYESEDFSIMEVYGRGFRNGKGMSIRYFLYDEARDGFTSMARVTGFTAAIVSRIVMNGECAYGVIPPEILGMRDDTYSKIMRGIRERDIHVEVVEDAPSDNS; encoded by the coding sequence GTGAGAATCTTAGTACTTGGGGCTGGTAACGTTGGAAGGGCTATAGCTTATGATCTGAGTAAGGATTTTGAGGTGTGGGCAGGAGATAGAGACTTAAATCGATTGGAAAATGTGAAGAATTATGCGAATCCGATAAAAGTAGATGCCTCTGATTTTAGTTCTTTAGTGGAGAAAATGAAGGGTTTTGACCTTGTCGTGGGTGCCCTTCCCGGAAGGTTTGGATTTAGAACTCTAAAAGCGGCTGTAGAGGCTGGAGTTGACATTGTGGATGTTTCTTTTATGCCAGAAAATCCGTTAGCGCTTAGGGAAGAGGCCGTAAAAGCAAATATAACTGCTATCGTTGATGCGGGCTTTGCCCCAGGGCTTAGCAATATCTTCTTAGGAAGAATTTATCAAGAAATGAGCCCTCTTGAAGAGGGAATAATCCGGGTAGGTGGGCTTCCGAAGATCCCAAAGCCACCCCTTTACTACAAAATCACCTGGTCACCTTACGATCTAATCGAAGAATACACAAGGAAGGCAAGGATTGTGAAGGATGGCGAAGTTAGAGAAGTGGATCCACTGGAAAGGATTTGGAGAATAAAGCTCAAAGATTTCGAATTCGAAGAGTTTGTAAGTGATGGACTGAGAACCCTTATTGAAACAATAAACGCAAATCATCTCGAAGAGAGAACCCTTAGGTGGCCGGGGCATCTGGAAAAAATGAAAGTTCTGAAAGAACTGGGATTTTTTGAAGAGGAAAACGTTGAATTTACGCTTAAGGTAATTGGCCCACTGATGAATTACGAGAGCGAGGACTTTTCGATAATGGAAGTTTATGGCAGGGGCTTTAGGAATGGAAAAGGAATGAGTATCAGGTACTTCCTGTATGATGAAGCGAGGGATGGATTTACTTCTATGGCAAGGGTGACTGGATTTACAGCTGCTATAGTTTCTAGGATCGTTATGAATGGAGAGTGTGCATATGGAGTAATTCCTCCGGAGATTTTAGGGATGAGGGATGATACATATTCAAAGATAATGAGAGGGATAAGGGAGAGAGACATCCATGTGGAGGTAGTGGAAGATGCTCCATCTGATAATAGCTGA
- a CDS encoding carbon starvation protein A: protein MNSTVIILAAAIIYVAMYFTYGKSLQSKVVKADPNRPTPAHKLYDGVDYVPAHPVVLYGHHFASIAGAGPIVGPAVAMAWGWIPSLLWVWFGNVFIGAVHDYLALMASVRYDGKSIQWIAGKIMSKRTGIAFEVYIWFALLLVVAAFVAVTARLLVLTPQAATATLLFLIVAVILGWMMYKMNVNFYVATAIGLILLVVAVWIGFKNPLIFVPGQTDATSAAYTQAYHYWNIILMIYIIVASSLPVWVLLQPRDYLNAYILWFGLLIGGIAFIALAKPFEAPGFTMWSANVVGEQPSPFWPTVPLVIACGALSGFHSIVGSGTSSKQLDKEIHGLLVGYGGMFTEGFLSTVVITAIAVYGVKLTGLSANAVEWGTQYITKGGLGTFIGGYAQGLADMYGIDVTLGKTFATLWVSAFTLTSLDTATRLGRFAWQEVFGMVTDTSQGIWKILTNKWVASIIIAGLGTWMAWGAGYQVLWPAFAGMNQLLASIAMMTAALWAYKIQKAGTWSYAVLIPALFLWITVTAGLIWYIIVVPLKGSTLIAVKGSLLVGLVLNFLLAYDFYIAWKRPAEEYEAVPA, encoded by the coding sequence ATGAACTCGACAGTTATTATACTGGCGGCCGCAATTATATATGTGGCCATGTATTTTACTTATGGAAAGAGCCTACAAAGCAAAGTTGTCAAAGCAGACCCAAACAGACCAACACCAGCACACAAGCTTTACGATGGAGTTGACTACGTCCCAGCACACCCAGTAGTTCTTTATGGGCACCACTTCGCAAGTATTGCCGGAGCGGGGCCAATAGTTGGTCCAGCTGTGGCAATGGCGTGGGGATGGATACCATCACTGCTCTGGGTATGGTTTGGAAACGTCTTCATTGGAGCGGTGCATGATTACTTAGCCTTGATGGCTTCAGTGAGATACGATGGTAAGTCAATACAGTGGATTGCTGGAAAGATAATGAGCAAGAGAACTGGAATTGCATTTGAAGTTTACATATGGTTTGCCCTGCTCTTAGTGGTTGCAGCGTTTGTAGCTGTTACGGCGAGATTGCTCGTGCTTACCCCACAAGCCGCAACGGCAACACTCCTCTTCCTAATAGTGGCAGTTATTCTGGGATGGATGATGTACAAGATGAACGTGAACTTCTACGTCGCAACTGCTATAGGCTTAATACTCCTCGTTGTTGCAGTATGGATTGGCTTTAAGAACCCATTAATTTTCGTCCCGGGACAGACAGACGCAACAAGTGCCGCTTACACCCAAGCATACCACTACTGGAACATCATACTGATGATTTACATCATTGTGGCATCTTCACTGCCGGTATGGGTACTTCTCCAGCCCAGAGACTACCTGAACGCTTACATCCTCTGGTTCGGACTCTTAATTGGAGGTATAGCCTTCATAGCTCTCGCAAAGCCATTTGAAGCCCCAGGATTTACAATGTGGTCAGCGAACGTTGTCGGTGAACAGCCATCACCGTTCTGGCCCACTGTTCCATTGGTTATAGCGTGCGGTGCTTTGAGCGGCTTCCACTCCATAGTTGGTTCTGGAACTTCATCAAAGCAGCTTGACAAGGAAATCCACGGATTGCTCGTTGGCTACGGTGGAATGTTCACCGAGGGATTCCTTTCAACAGTAGTCATTACAGCTATAGCTGTTTACGGTGTTAAGCTCACCGGACTAAGCGCAAATGCAGTAGAATGGGGAACCCAATACATCACCAAAGGCGGACTTGGTACTTTCATCGGAGGTTATGCTCAAGGACTTGCAGACATGTACGGAATCGATGTTACCTTAGGAAAGACATTCGCTACCCTCTGGGTCTCAGCGTTCACATTAACCTCTCTTGACACTGCTACAAGGCTTGGAAGGTTTGCATGGCAAGAGGTCTTTGGAATGGTAACCGATACAAGCCAAGGAATATGGAAGATCCTCACAAACAAGTGGGTTGCCTCAATAATAATTGCTGGTCTCGGTACCTGGATGGCGTGGGGTGCCGGATACCAGGTTCTCTGGCCGGCATTTGCCGGTATGAACCAGCTATTAGCTTCAATTGCAATGATGACGGCCGCTCTATGGGCTTACAAGATACAGAAAGCTGGAACATGGAGCTATGCCGTCTTAATTCCAGCGCTCTTCCTATGGATAACAGTTACGGCAGGTCTTATATGGTACATAATAGTGGTTCCACTCAAGGGAAGCACATTGATAGCTGTGAAAGGTTCCCTCCTAGTAGGCTTAGTGCTAAACTTCCTCCTAGCGTATGACTTCTACATTGCCTGGAAGAGACCAGCTGAGGAATATGAGGCAGTTCCAGCGTGA
- the speB gene encoding agmatinase, whose protein sequence is MELLYTYETLKLEFPMSDIEEADFVILGIPFDGTTSYKPGTRFGPTLIRQATLNLESYILDYDTDLAEVKIADVGDLAIVAGNPLETIKRGIETIEEIKKINPKAVPIVLGGEHSMTFAPVKALKPKSYLVFDAHLDLRESYEDNPWNHACVARRISELGIKVAEFGIRSGTKEEVEYAKKADVPWVHAREYTLERFIEVVKDLPEPVYVSVDIDVFDLSMVPSTGTPEAGGLRFWEVVEALEWLVENKKIVGFDIMEVAGMELGDITALTAAKLLFYMIGMLSK, encoded by the coding sequence ATGGAACTCCTCTATACCTATGAGACGCTAAAGCTTGAATTTCCAATGAGCGATATTGAGGAAGCTGACTTTGTGATCCTTGGCATTCCCTTTGATGGAACAACTTCCTATAAACCTGGAACAAGGTTCGGGCCTACGCTGATAAGACAAGCCACGCTCAATTTGGAGAGCTATATTTTAGATTACGACACTGACCTTGCAGAGGTAAAGATAGCTGACGTTGGCGATTTAGCCATCGTCGCTGGTAACCCCCTCGAGACTATAAAAAGAGGCATTGAGACAATAGAAGAAATCAAGAAAATAAACCCTAAGGCAGTGCCTATAGTTTTGGGCGGTGAGCACTCAATGACTTTTGCCCCGGTGAAGGCGTTGAAGCCGAAAAGCTATCTTGTTTTTGATGCCCACCTTGATTTAAGGGAGAGTTATGAAGACAACCCCTGGAATCACGCATGTGTTGCCAGAAGGATTTCAGAACTTGGAATAAAAGTTGCCGAGTTTGGAATAAGAAGTGGTACAAAAGAGGAAGTGGAATATGCCAAAAAGGCTGACGTACCTTGGGTTCATGCAAGGGAGTACACCCTTGAAAGGTTCATAGAGGTCGTAAAAGACCTCCCAGAGCCGGTATATGTGTCTGTGGACATAGATGTCTTTGATCTTTCGATGGTTCCTTCAACTGGGACTCCAGAAGCCGGCGGATTGAGGTTTTGGGAGGTTGTGGAGGCACTGGAATGGCTGGTGGAGAATAAAAAAATCGTTGGTTTTGATATTATGGAAGTGGCGGGAATGGAGCTTGGAGATATTACAGCCTTAACTGCCGCAAAACTCCTCTTTTACATGATTGGAATGCTTTCAAAATGA
- a CDS encoding ArsA family ATPase, whose product MKEYLIPKEGFRVLFFIGKGGVGKTTSSAAVSVALAKKGYKTLIVSIDPAHNLGDVFEVRLNDRPREIAENLYAMELDMEKLIKAYLKHLEENLKHMYRYLTVINLEKYFEVLSFSPGIEEYATLEAIREILQKGDEWDVIVFDTPPTGLTLRVLALPEIALIWTEKLIEIRRKILEKRRAIENIQGERKFVIEGEEYKLPSREEEDPVMRELKQYKSEITFVRNVVTDPKKTSVIAVMNPEMLPLYETERAYEALRKFKIPFNLVVVNKVIELEEEVPRIRVKMEAQRKVLEEIGEKFRGIDIVTVPMFEEEPRGLNWLEKVGGLIVGD is encoded by the coding sequence TTGAAAGAGTATCTCATCCCAAAAGAAGGGTTTAGAGTTTTATTCTTCATTGGAAAGGGAGGAGTTGGAAAAACGACGAGCTCAGCTGCGGTATCGGTTGCTCTCGCAAAAAAAGGATACAAAACTCTGATAGTCTCAATAGACCCGGCCCACAACTTGGGTGATGTGTTTGAGGTAAGGCTAAACGACAGGCCGAGGGAAATAGCTGAGAACCTTTATGCAATGGAACTCGACATGGAAAAGCTCATTAAAGCCTATTTGAAGCATCTTGAGGAGAATTTAAAGCATATGTATAGGTATCTTACCGTCATAAACCTTGAGAAGTATTTTGAAGTGCTCAGCTTTTCTCCAGGTATAGAAGAATACGCCACCCTTGAGGCTATCAGAGAGATACTGCAAAAAGGAGATGAATGGGACGTCATAGTATTTGATACACCTCCAACTGGATTAACTTTGAGGGTACTGGCCCTTCCTGAGATTGCCCTTATATGGACAGAGAAGCTCATAGAGATAAGAAGGAAGATTTTAGAAAAGAGAAGAGCGATTGAGAACATACAGGGAGAGAGGAAGTTTGTGATTGAAGGTGAAGAGTACAAGCTTCCAAGCAGGGAGGAAGAAGACCCTGTAATGAGGGAGCTCAAGCAGTATAAATCCGAGATTACTTTTGTCCGAAATGTTGTTACAGATCCAAAAAAGACCAGTGTTATAGCGGTGATGAATCCCGAAATGCTACCATTATATGAGACGGAGAGGGCTTACGAGGCTTTAAGAAAGTTCAAAATTCCCTTTAATCTGGTTGTTGTCAACAAAGTCATTGAGCTTGAGGAAGAAGTTCCAAGGATAAGGGTGAAGATGGAGGCTCAAAGAAAAGTGCTTGAGGAGATAGGGGAAAAGTTTAGGGGAATAGATATCGTTACAGTGCCCATGTTTGAAGAAGAGCCGAGAGGGCTGAACTGGCTTGAGAAAGTTGGAGGGTTAATAGTTGGAGATTGA
- a CDS encoding 16S rRNA methyltransferase, producing MLHLIIADSELELVPKKIRDHPSVVNYARKRGKKPDEVLLDSTYHHSALKLLEDGERRGRPDIVHLCLINALESILNREGKLRVYVHTRNDEIIYIKPETRLPRNYNRFVGLMESLFKNKAVPGDLELLKIRKGTLSELLEEIGPDGIFVMHENGDLLTPKEFGERLVNYASPAVIVGGFPHGDFLSEVKGERISIYKEPLMAWSVVNEVLINYEGSLLW from the coding sequence ATGCTCCATCTGATAATAGCTGACAGTGAACTTGAGCTTGTGCCGAAGAAGATAAGAGATCACCCTTCGGTTGTCAACTATGCAAGGAAGAGGGGAAAGAAGCCGGATGAAGTGCTACTTGATTCCACCTATCACCATTCGGCCCTTAAACTGCTGGAGGATGGAGAGAGGAGGGGAAGGCCGGATATAGTCCATCTGTGCCTTATAAATGCCCTTGAGAGTATATTAAACAGAGAAGGCAAGCTCAGGGTATATGTGCACACAAGAAACGACGAGATTATCTATATTAAACCCGAGACCAGACTTCCTCGAAACTACAATCGCTTTGTGGGGCTGATGGAAAGCTTATTCAAAAACAAAGCCGTTCCCGGAGACCTTGAACTTCTGAAAATAAGGAAGGGAACGCTTTCAGAACTCCTTGAGGAGATAGGCCCGGATGGGATTTTCGTGATGCACGAGAATGGGGATTTATTAACTCCAAAGGAATTCGGAGAAAGATTGGTTAATTACGCTTCACCAGCTGTTATCGTTGGTGGATTCCCCCATGGGGACTTTTTGAGTGAAGTAAAGGGAGAAAGAATTAGCATTTACAAGGAGCCCTTAATGGCGTGGAGTGTTGTCAATGAGGTTTTGATAAACTATGAGGGAAGTTTACTTTGGTAG
- a CDS encoding metallophosphoesterase, with protein sequence MRLNLPSFLRRRGLPKELLESKEAKVMHISDTPDNIYSFILNLIEKSRPEYIIHTGDLVDNIKLERKPELKERYRERVKELLDILENSGADVYIVPGNEDSEEILKELVRKARIVKSGEIVKIGKVKLALAHDPSQLNPPKDVDFILYGHNFRTLRRGLNGVLNVNFILLGSKKVVRVKYPDGTNFERGYKLMRGL encoded by the coding sequence ATGAGATTAAACTTACCCAGCTTTTTAAGAAGAAGAGGGCTTCCAAAAGAATTACTGGAGAGTAAAGAGGCCAAGGTAATGCACATAAGCGACACTCCGGATAATATATATTCTTTCATCCTAAACCTAATAGAAAAAAGCAGACCGGAGTATATTATTCATACCGGCGACCTGGTGGACAACATAAAACTTGAAAGAAAGCCCGAATTAAAAGAGCGATACAGGGAAAGGGTAAAAGAGCTGTTGGATATACTCGAAAATTCCGGGGCTGACGTGTACATTGTTCCGGGAAACGAGGATAGTGAAGAAATTCTCAAAGAGCTCGTCAGAAAGGCCCGGATAGTAAAATCTGGGGAAATTGTTAAGATAGGTAAGGTAAAGCTTGCCTTAGCACATGACCCCAGTCAGCTGAATCCTCCCAAAGATGTTGATTTCATTCTCTACGGTCACAACTTCAGAACCCTCCGACGAGGACTAAATGGAGTTTTAAATGTGAACTTCATCCTTTTGGGAAGTAAGAAGGTTGTTAGGGTCAAATATCCCGATGGAACAAATTTCGAAAGGGGATATAAACTTATGAGGGGATTGTGA
- a CDS encoding RsmB/NOP family class I SAM-dependent RNA methyltransferase encodes MIERLFSLGYSKQFAERYFELWGDRALKIAEAMEKPLPRCFRVNTLRVEIPKLTKMLNKKGFQFKRVPWAKEGFCLTREPFSITSTPEYLGGLLYIQEASSMYPPIALDPKPGEVVADMAAAPGGKTSYLAQLMKNEGIIYAFDVGEERLKETRLNLSRLGVTNTILLHKSSLYMGELGIEFDKILLDAPCTGSGTIHKNPERKANRTLEDVKFCQNLQMQMVKVALENLKEGGVLVYSTCSLEPEENEFVVQWALDNFDIELLPLRHGEPALTAPFGIELSEELSKARRFYPDAHNTSGFFVAKIRKKG; translated from the coding sequence ATGATAGAGAGACTTTTCAGCCTTGGATATTCCAAGCAATTTGCGGAGAGATATTTTGAGTTGTGGGGGGATAGAGCATTAAAAATAGCTGAAGCCATGGAGAAGCCCTTACCTAGGTGTTTCAGGGTTAATACTCTCCGTGTTGAGATTCCCAAGCTCACTAAAATGCTGAACAAGAAGGGTTTTCAATTTAAGCGTGTTCCCTGGGCAAAAGAAGGCTTCTGCCTAACAAGGGAGCCTTTTTCCATAACTTCTACTCCGGAATATCTTGGCGGTCTGCTTTATATCCAGGAGGCATCCTCTATGTATCCCCCAATAGCCTTAGACCCAAAACCGGGAGAAGTTGTTGCAGATATGGCGGCGGCTCCGGGTGGTAAAACCTCTTACCTCGCCCAGCTTATGAAAAATGAAGGAATTATATATGCATTCGATGTTGGGGAAGAGAGGCTCAAGGAAACAAGGCTAAACCTCTCTCGGCTTGGAGTTACAAACACAATTCTCCTCCACAAAAGCTCTCTCTATATGGGGGAATTGGGGATTGAGTTTGATAAAATTCTCCTTGATGCCCCCTGCACTGGCTCTGGAACTATCCATAAAAATCCAGAGAGAAAGGCGAACAGAACGCTGGAGGATGTGAAGTTCTGTCAAAACCTGCAGATGCAGATGGTAAAAGTTGCTTTGGAAAACCTCAAAGAAGGGGGTGTGTTGGTTTATTCCACATGCTCTTTAGAGCCGGAGGAGAATGAATTTGTTGTTCAGTGGGCTCTGGACAACTTTGACATTGAGCTTTTACCCCTTAGACATGGCGAACCTGCCCTAACGGCACCCTTTGGGATAGAGCTTAGCGAGGAGCTCAGCAAGGCGAGAAGGTTCTATCCCGACGCTCATAACACAAGCGGGTTCTTTGTTGCTAAAATAAGAAAGAAGGGCTGA
- a CDS encoding translation initiation factor IF-5A, translated as MGDKTKVQVSKLKPGRYILIDDEPCKIVNIAVSSPGKHGSAKARIEAVGIFDGKVRSIVKPTSAEVDVPIIDKRTGQIIALTPDTVQLMDMETYEIFDVPIATGVDDEIKDKIKEGINVEYWETLGRIKIMKLKGESE; from the coding sequence ATGGGAGACAAAACCAAAGTTCAGGTTAGTAAGCTCAAACCCGGAAGATACATCCTTATTGATGACGAGCCGTGCAAAATAGTCAACATTGCGGTTTCATCCCCGGGAAAGCACGGTTCAGCAAAGGCAAGAATTGAGGCCGTTGGAATATTTGACGGCAAGGTTAGGAGCATTGTGAAGCCAACAAGCGCTGAAGTTGATGTCCCAATTATCGACAAGAGAACGGGTCAGATAATAGCTCTCACACCGGACACAGTCCAGCTCATGGACATGGAGACATACGAAATCTTCGATGTTCCGATAGCAACGGGCGTTGATGATGAAATCAAGGACAAGATTAAAGAAGGTATTAACGTTGAATACTGGGAGACCCTTGGCAGAATAAAGATAATGAAGCTCAAAGGAGAAAGCGAGTGA